The Rosa rugosa chromosome 3, drRosRugo1.1, whole genome shotgun sequence sequence TCATCAATGAAAAACATCTCCCATTCATACCTAATCAATAGAGAAACATAGTTCTGTTTGGTTCATTTGCTTCCCCATGAACCGTAAACTGAGAGACGGGTGAATAGTGATGGAGCCATATCTCCCACGTTGCCTCCGGTCTCCGATCGTGCGCCCTGACGGTTactctcttttttctctctgtttttgaaGTGCACGATTTCAAAtaattctgttttgttttttttgtattttacgtGGTTACCCCTGTCTGATATTTTTCACTTAAAGCTGAACTGTTCTGTATATTATGGGCAGTATGGAGATTTTAAAAAgttggtgaagcctttgacacTAAAAGAGCGCCTGACTTTATAGTCGTagagattattattattatcaatatttTTTAATAAGGTGGACTGACGTAATTGGTTGTGAGGAAAGTTTGATGACAGACAGGTCACCAAACCCCACATTCCTCAAATCTCCACCACCTCTGGCTCATTTTCAAATCGGCCCCGCTTTGCCTTCCTTTGCCGCACTCCACACTCTCCACTCTCCACTCTCCACTCTCCACACCTTCCTAAAACTTCCGTACGATCGGACGGTGCCGCGCGAATCAGAGATGGGCCCACCACCGAAGACCGCCGGCCGAACGATTTCGCAGGAGGCCTTCGACGAGGTCGTGAAGGAGAACATCGACGATCTCGGCATGGACCCCACCGAGGCCCTCCAGGACGCCATCGAGACCCTAACTCTTCAGGGCGTCGATCTCTCTGGTCTGCTCCTCTATCCCTAAATCCCCAATCCCCAATTCGATTTGATATTGTTTTCCCGCTAAATTGTAGAAACGTTTATGCTGCCGTTTTTAGAAACGTTTCGTTTTGAACACTTCCGAGGGGCAATGAGATTACTTAGAACTGATCTGGAAGTAATACCAACGGCTCTGGCATAGTAATTTGGTAAATGTACCTATTCGTTTCATTTCGTTAGGTAAATTGTTGGTTCGTGTGTTGTACAGGGATTGTCACCTGTGTGCCAGGAGAGGGTGGTGTGAAGGACAACCCTGTGATTCAGTGTCTGGATAGATTGAAGCAGTTGAATTCTGGCGAAAACAGTCAAGTAGGCGATGAGGAGATAGTTCAGTTACTTGATGAACTTACAGAGCTGTGTAATTCTGAAGGTTCTGGAAACTCTGCAATAGCCTCTAGAAACGGCGCGGTTGAGTTGATTTGTTCTATATGTTCTAAGGTTTCGACTGGGTGCCAGGGTGCTCTTGTTTCAGCTTTGAAGGCCATGGCTTCGTTACTTCATGGTATGATGAGTAATGCAGCTTGATTGTGTAGTTTTCTTTACGTATATGCTGTTTGTAACTTCTGGGGTTTTGTTGATTTGTAGATTTGCAAAGTAGAGAGGCATTTAGAGCAAGTGGTGGACCAAAGCTTGTGGTGGGCATTCTAACTGATGGATTTGAGAATATAGAAATATTGAGCAGTGGCTTTGCTGTCATTGCTGCTGCTGCAACGGGTAATGAGGTTACAAAAGAGTCTTTCATGGAGTTGAAGACTGATGAGCTTATTCTGCGAGCACTTAGTATAAAAAGTGAAGGCAGCGTTGATAGTTTATATGATGCCATACGGATTCTCTTAACACCTGATGATACTCGTGTTTTGGCTTCCCAAGTAAGTCAATGATTATTGCAAAATGCCACAATCTTTTGTCTCAGATAAGAATTTAAAATGAAGTTATTATTAATTCAAACATGAATACCTAACAAATTTTTTGGTAACTCATTACTTTACATTCCATATGCTTGTTTGCTACAAAATAATCATGCATTGAAATCAAAATTTCAGGTTTATGGTTATGCGCGGAAATTTGCCAAAATTGGAATTCCAGGAGCTCTGGTTGACTCCATACGTGCGGGGCTAAGCTCACCTAGTCTTGTTTCAGCAAGCATCGCTTTGAAAGCTGTTGCTGCCAATGTAAGAATATTTCCGACTGACCTCTGTTTTAAGCATTATTGATGTTGATCCTACCTTTTCAAATCCTAATAACATGTAGAAGCGTCTAACATGACTTTTGTATTATGAGAAAGGTCCACATCTTTCATTGGTAATGTCATCATGAAGTCAGTACTGTATTATGCAGATACGCATAAGTTGGGAAACTCGCTTCTATTGAGCAAGATTTACTTGACACTCTGTTACTCCTCCCGGAGGAGTATCTGCTCTAGGTCCTTCTGCCCCTAACTTACATTAGAGTTGGCCATCCTGTGGGTCCCACCTGTCATAACCAATGCATCTCGCTAacaatttttctaaattttgttGATCCGATAACTTGGTCTAAACTTGGTCAGAATTCCACAGAATTATGTCAATTATAAGTCATGCAAATAGAAATgtccttttataagtcaaagTAATAACAATTTAGATGTACTGTATGATCTGACTTTTATTGAAGACTTTCATACAGTGGTTCTAAAGATGTGTTCAATCCTACTAATTGCAAATGTGATTTTATTGTACACCAAGTATTGTCTTTTTTGGATTTGTTTACAGTTGGGATTTGTTTTTCCACAGGATGAAATATGTACAACCATTTCTGAACATGGTGGTATTGATGCAGTTCTCATATGCATTGATGACAGTAGTGAACAAGGCAATAAAACTGTTGCTCAAGCTTGTTGTTCTTTGCTCTCCAGGGTAAAGTCATTTTATTCTTATACCGTTACAGATTCTTTCCTATAAGAGACACCATGAAAATGCTGTGCAGATTTCTAGATCCTCAAACTATATTGTTTATGTATATTAATATGAAAAAATCAATTGAAAACACAGCTCTTACATTCATTCcttatttattcatttatttcttTGACTCTTACTTAACTGATTATTCCAACAACATGAGggatttaaaaaaatttaaggtCTAGGATTTTTGGGCCCTAGGATTTGCTATTGTTTGGTGAAGAACTTTAGCACCTCTTATGTATTATCATCATTTAGTTGGCAGGAAATGACACAAATAAGAATGCCATTGTTGAGAAGGGAATGGATAGGCTAATGAAACTCTCCGGTAGATTTTCTGATGACCCTTCAGTCCTGCAAGAGGTAAAGTGCAGTTCTGTATAGTGAATGTGCATAATAGTGGTTTTTTTAATGGTTCTAAGTTCTAACTATGCCAATGCAACATGCTTATTACCAGAAAAGTGCTATTGGTATTTCCcgtttatgtattttggattagaaATATAATTTGCATCAATATTTTTAGGGATCAGATTCTTGCGGATTTTGTGTAATAGTTTTCTGAACTATTAACCGTCCAACTCTAACTGTTCTTTTCAAATAACTTAATT is a genomic window containing:
- the LOC133736616 gene encoding uncharacterized protein LOC133736616; translated protein: MGPPPKTAGRTISQEAFDEVVKENIDDLGMDPTEALQDAIETLTLQGVDLSGIVTCVPGEGGVKDNPVIQCLDRLKQLNSGENSQVGDEEIVQLLDELTELCNSEGSGNSAIASRNGAVELICSICSKVSTGCQGALVSALKAMASLLHDLQSREAFRASGGPKLVVGILTDGFENIEILSSGFAVIAAAATGNEVTKESFMELKTDELILRALSIKSEGSVDSLYDAIRILLTPDDTRVLASQVYGYARKFAKIGIPGALVDSIRAGLSSPSLVSASIALKAVAANDEICTTISEHGGIDAVLICIDDSSEQGNKTVAQACCSLLSRLAGNDTNKNAIVEKGMDRLMKLSGRFSDDPSVLQEIMSLISVLALRSPENAARAIEAGAGELAIQAMQNFPAAQLLQRNCCLMIRNLVVRNSENRTIMLNSGVEECIRKAKHTHAICKEAATDALRDLGLDDYYV